DNA sequence from the Candidatus Deferrimicrobiaceae bacterium genome:
GCGTCAAGGCGTACGGCGGGGAGACCGTGAACGCCGGATCGATCATCCTACGCCAGCGGGGCACGGCCGTGCACCCGGGGAGAAACGTCGGCGTGGGGCGGGACCACACCCTGTTCGCCCTGATCAACGGAATCGTCCAGTTCGAGCGGTTCGGGAAGGACCGCAAGAAGGTGTCCGTCCTCTCCGTTTCGTAACGCTCCCCTTCTCCATGCAATTCATCGACGAGGCCACCATCACCGTCCGTTCCGGGGACGGAGGGAGGGGATGCGTGAGCTTCCGGAGGGAGAAATACGTCCCCCGGGGAGGCCCGGACGGCGGGAACGGGGGCAACGGGGGCAGCGTCATCCTCGAGGTGAGCCCGAATCTCTTCACCCTGCTCGATTTCCGGTACCGGCGGGTCTTCAAGGCGAAGCGCGGACAGCACGGGATGGGCAAGAACATGCACGGGAAAAACGGACCCGACCTCGTGATCCCGGTCCCGCCGGGGACCATGGTGCTGGACGCTGATCGGGGGGAGCTGCTGGCCGACCTGACGAAGGAAGGGGACACGCTCCGGGCGGCGAAGGGGGGGCGCGGGGGCCGCGGGAACACCTCCTTCGCCACGTCGACGAACCAGGCCCCGGACACGGCGCAGCCGGGGATTCCGGGGGTGGCGAGAACCCTCCGACTTACGCTCAAGCTCATCGCCCAGATCGGGCTGGTCGGCCTCCCCAACGCGGGGAAGTCCACCCTTCTCTCCCGGATTTCCCGGGCGAGGCCCAAGATCGCGGACTACCCGTTCACCACCCTTTCCCCCGTCCTGGGCGTGGTCTCCCACAACGAGGAGGAGTTCGTCGTGGCGGACCTCCCGGGTCTCATCGAGGGCGCCCACCGGGGGGCGGGACTGGGGCTTCGGTTCCTGAAACACGCGGAGCGCACCGAGGGGCTGGTCCACGTCCTGGACGCAGCGCGGCCGGCGGAAGAGATCGCGTACGCATACCGGGTCGTCCGCCAGGAGATGGAGAAGTTCCACCCCGCCCTCCTCGCCCGCCCGACGATTCTGGCGTTCAACAAGATGGACATCCCGGGCGCGAGGGAGGCCGCGGAGCATGCCCGCGCGGAGTTGAATTTCCCGGAGAGGGATGCCTATTATATTTCCGCGGTCACCGGGGAGGGGATTCCGTCGTTCCTTTCCGGCCTGGTGGCGCTCCGGAGACGCCCGTCGTATGAGATCTGAAACCATGACGCACCGCGAAACGCTGCTCCTTTCCCGGAAATTCCGGCGGATCGTCGTCAAGATCGGCAGCGGGGTGCTCGCCGACCCCGAGGCGGGCCTGCGCGTCCCGTTCATCCGCGCCCTCGCGGCCCAGGTGGCCAACGCCTGGGAGGAGCGGGGCATCGCGTTCGTGGTCGTCACCTCGGGGGCGATCGCGGCGGGCCGGAAGAAAATGGGGATGGGGGAGAAGCCGAGGACGGTGGCGCTCAAGCAGGCGGCAGCCGCAGTCGGGCAGACGAGCCTGATGTACGCCTACGAACGCGCCTTCGAGAAGCGGGGGCGGAAAGTGGGGCAGTTGCTTCTGACCCACGAGGACTTCGAGAGCAGGGAGCGGTACAACAACGCCCGGAACACGATCGAGGCGCTCCTCTCCCGCGGGATCGTGCCGATCATCAACGAGAACGACACGGTGGCGATCGAGGAGATCCGGGTGGGGGACAACGATCACCTGGCCGCCCTCGTGACGCAGATGATCGGAGCGGACCTGCTGATCCTGCTCACCGACAGCGACGGCGTGTTCAACCGGGACCCGCACCGCTTCGAGGACGCCCGGCGGATCCCGGTGATCGAGGCGATCGACGAGGAACTGCTGCGGTCGGCGAGCACGCTGCGGACCCGGTCGCTGGGGACGGGGGGAATGAGGTCGAAACTCCTGTCGGCCCGGGTCGTCAGCGAGGCGGGAACGCCTGTGGTGATCGGGTCGGGGCTGTCCCGCCGCTCCATCGCCGACATTCTCGCCGGCAAAGAGGTGGGGACGCTCGTCCTCCCCGCCGACCGCGGACGAAGGAAAAGCCGGAAAATGTGGATCGCCTACGCGAGACACCCGCTCGGCA
Encoded proteins:
- the rpmA gene encoding 50S ribosomal protein L27, coding for MAHKKGVGSSRNGRDSQSKRLGVKAYGGETVNAGSIILRQRGTAVHPGRNVGVGRDHTLFALINGIVQFERFGKDRKKVSVLSVS
- the obgE gene encoding GTPase ObgE; the protein is MQFIDEATITVRSGDGGRGCVSFRREKYVPRGGPDGGNGGNGGSVILEVSPNLFTLLDFRYRRVFKAKRGQHGMGKNMHGKNGPDLVIPVPPGTMVLDADRGELLADLTKEGDTLRAAKGGRGGRGNTSFATSTNQAPDTAQPGIPGVARTLRLTLKLIAQIGLVGLPNAGKSTLLSRISRARPKIADYPFTTLSPVLGVVSHNEEEFVVADLPGLIEGAHRGAGLGLRFLKHAERTEGLVHVLDAARPAEEIAYAYRVVRQEMEKFHPALLARPTILAFNKMDIPGAREAAEHARAELNFPERDAYYISAVTGEGIPSFLSGLVALRRRPSYEI
- the proB gene encoding glutamate 5-kinase produces the protein MTHRETLLLSRKFRRIVVKIGSGVLADPEAGLRVPFIRALAAQVANAWEERGIAFVVVTSGAIAAGRKKMGMGEKPRTVALKQAAAAVGQTSLMYAYERAFEKRGRKVGQLLLTHEDFESRERYNNARNTIEALLSRGIVPIINENDTVAIEEIRVGDNDHLAALVTQMIGADLLILLTDSDGVFNRDPHRFEDARRIPVIEAIDEELLRSASTLRTRSLGTGGMRSKLLSARVVSEAGTPVVIGSGLSRRSIADILAGKEVGTLVLPADRGRRKSRKMWIAYARHPLGTIVVDDGAVRVLREEGKSLLPAGVLSVQGKFRRGDAVSISDPRGQEFARGIAAWTSTQVERCRGKKSPEVRAILGEGIPAEVVHRDNLMILPPQEPAEGRKGAGP